The Chrysiogenia bacterium nucleotide sequence AGGTCACGCACCAGCCGGAAGAGCACGCTGATGGCGGCCGAGTCGCCGCCCAGGCGGTCGCCGAGTTCGCGCGCCTGGGTGACCGAGCGCGAGGCCACGATGGTGCGCGTCGATTCGAGGTCGTCGCTCAAATCGGCGCCGATGAGCCGGAGGCTGATGCCCGATTCCTCTCCGCCGAGCAGGAGCTGGTCGCCGGGGCGGATCTCTACCTTGTCCGAGCGGAAAAAGCTGTCCTGACCATCGCGGCGCAAGGCGGAGCCGTTTGTGGAATCCAGATCACAGTAATAGACGCGCTCGCCGGAGATGTAGATCTGGCCGTGCTCGCCCGAAACATAGGGATTGTCGATCTGGAGGTGGTTGGAGGCCGCACGGCCGAGGTTGACGATTTCCTCGTCAAACTCCCGCACGTGCGCCCCGGCGGCGCCCTCGATGATTTCGAGTCGAATCATGGGTCTTTCGTTGGCATCCGGCGCGGGCCGCGTCAACCGGCCGGGACTGCCGGCGCTCGCCCCCGGCCGCCGGTCGCGTCTTCCCGGCGCCGCCCTTTTGGCACATGTTGCCACTTCAGAGGGCCCGGTGCTAGCGTACCCCACGGTGGTTAACCGGATTGGGATCGGGGGAAGCAAGCCTTTCTCAAGCTTCGGCCCCACCGCAACTTGGAGCAAGTGGCACGCGCGTGACACAGCACGAGCGGCCCGCATCTTTGAATGAGGCATCCGTGGAACTCGCGGAACTGAGCACAGGGCTGCTCCGGCAAGCCGTTGCAGCCTATATGGATCTCGCCTGGGAGGGCGCCACCCCTCCAGAGCGCACCTCTTCCCTTGCCTCGCTCACGGGGCTCGCCGACGATGCGAGCGCCGAGGAGCTGCTGGCCTGGGAAGGCTTTGAGCGCGAGGGCACAAACGGCGGCACCCGCCGCGTGCAGCTCCGCCTGGGCAATGCCCGCTATCCCCACATGAAACTCTCGCTGGAGCGCCTTCGCGAGTCGGGCCAGTGGGTCTTCTCCGTCGATACCCACGACCGCCACCTGCCGCCCGAGGCGCTGGGCGCTTCCTTCGCCGCGCTTCAGCAAAGCAACGAAGAACTCAAGATGCGCATCGAGCAGCGCTGGGCCGATCTGGGACTCGACACCGCCCGCGCGCGCCTGCGCGACTTCGTCGCCAGGGAAGGCGACCGTCCCGAGCAGGCACAGAGCAAGGGTTACGCCCTGCTGGTCGATGACGATCCCGACATCCTCGACGTCGAACGCATTGTCGTCGAGCGCGCCGGTTACCACGCACTGCTGGCCGCCAGCGGCGACGAAGCCCTGGAAAAGGCAGAAGCCTGCGGCTGCCAGATCGCGCTGGCGCTGGTCGACATCATGATGCCGGGCAAGAGCGGCTACGAGCTGGTCGAGGAGCTGCGCAGCAAGAAGGCGCTCTCTGGCCCGGTGCTCTTCCTGACCGCCATGATGGCCGGCACCGTGCGCGACGAGCTCTGCGACAAGGTGCTCCACAAGCCCTTCGACATCGAAGAGCTAAGGCAGACCATGAAAGCGGCCCTGGCGCGCGCCTGAGCACTGTCATCACGCAGCGCGTCGCGAGCCGATTCCCCGTTCCGCGCCTTTCCAGCTATCATTGAGTAACCGAAAGGGGTTTGAGGGCCCGTGATTCGCGACTTCACATTGCATGGCCAGGTCGATGAGCGCATCGAATATTACGCCATGGTCATGGGCCCCAATCTCGAACGTCACCTCTATTCGTTTGAACTCGGCGGCACCGACGACGACTACGTCGTGCGCTTTTTCTCCCGCGGCAACGAGCTGACCCTTGACGGCGAAGGCGTCACCTTCCGCGGCACCGGCGGCTCGTTCTGCGAATACATGTTCGGCGTGGACCTGCCCTATGACGACCTGACCCGCGCCGATGTGTGCAACCGGCTCATCGTGCACGGCGCGCTGCAGGACATGGGCGGCGACGGCCTGAAATTCACCGCCCGCACCGCCGGGCGCGAGTCCTACGACTCGATCTTCTTGAACGGCAACGCCGTCTCCAACTTCTACTTCTTCATCTCCCCTTCGGACCCGGCGATGTCTGTGCTGGAGATCCAGCGCGAACTGCTGCGGCTGACCGGAAAGAAGCTCAAGCGCCTGCAGCTCTCCTCCCAGCGCGAGGGCGGGCTCTCCCACGTGACGCATTCGCTGATGGAATGGCTCGGGGACCTGGCACCGAACCTTTTCGTGATCGAGCTGACCAACCGCACGCACCGGACCTATTACGACGAGTGCCGGCAGGCCTTTCTCGACGACCACGACCTCATCGGCGCGGTCGAAGTGGGCCTTGTCGCGCGCGCGCAGGAACTGGGCATCGACCAGTACACCCGCGAGCGCATCAAGATCGACATGGTCTACAAGCACCCGGAGAACAAGTCGCTCATCGACGAGTACAAGCGCCTGCTCGTAGAGGCCAGCACCCTCGACGTGGTGCCGACCGAGGTGGTCGCGCGCCTCTCGCGCCTTCGCACCCTCTCGCTGCGCCGGCGCATTCCCGAGGTCATTCTCACCAAGCTCGACCACAAGTTCCCGCTTTCGGCGCGCCAGGACACGGGCGAGCCGGTGGCCGACCACTTTGAGGAAGCCCGCACCATTCTCGAGGGCCTGTT carries:
- a CDS encoding response regulator is translated as MELAELSTGLLRQAVAAYMDLAWEGATPPERTSSLASLTGLADDASAEELLAWEGFEREGTNGGTRRVQLRLGNARYPHMKLSLERLRESGQWVFSVDTHDRHLPPEALGASFAALQQSNEELKMRIEQRWADLGLDTARARLRDFVAREGDRPEQAQSKGYALLVDDDPDILDVERIVVERAGYHALLAASGDEALEKAEACGCQIALALVDIMMPGKSGYELVEELRSKKALSGPVLFLTAMMAGTVRDELCDKVLHKPFDIEELRQTMKAALARA
- a CDS encoding TIGR04442 family protein, with product MIRDFTLHGQVDERIEYYAMVMGPNLERHLYSFELGGTDDDYVVRFFSRGNELTLDGEGVTFRGTGGSFCEYMFGVDLPYDDLTRADVCNRLIVHGALQDMGGDGLKFTARTAGRESYDSIFLNGNAVSNFYFFISPSDPAMSVLEIQRELLRLTGKKLKRLQLSSQREGGLSHVTHSLMEWLGDLAPNLFVIELTNRTHRTYYDECRQAFLDDHDLIGAVEVGLVARAQELGIDQYTRERIKIDMVYKHPENKSLIDEYKRLLVEASTLDVVPTEVVARLSRLRTLSLRRRIPEVILTKLDHKFPLSARQDTGEPVADHFEEARTILEGLFLTGTEHVDHDKRDLESLIRAKHRATLTHASKFEEILLETGRRIDEAADRDEAPPEAVQQFTTVVTYFDRYDACSETINHLSFIGESSLQPERIRSLRNNYEAFNQIKPGLFEECFFGPLLENKYLSGYGRKKIQTLQNGLKDLTQGEESYSSVAERLAAIAQQEKNYNLLGTYFRNNMQLAYLYKSGEPADRLHQKVTTDLFVRGLIKEPIPLDIFHVALQHILEEDFYVTEVLPQIVGRKDTKLRLDFLTNSGLDLFRIEELEKEYLERNRFPEESLPPIETLGLPNPQAS